TTTGCTGCTGTGGCATTAAATCTTCTTTTAACAGCAGTCTGAAGACATCTGGGAACTGTTCTGAACTCTGGGAGCATTTCCTTGGGAGAGGAAAGTTGACCGGTTCTTATCTGACATGACTCAGCAATCCCAAATCTTTGTCATCTTTGTGTTTGATGATGTGGCAAAATCTTTTCAGATGGTGAATGTTCTGAAGTGCCCACAGGTCAGTTCAGCCCTTGGACTGTGTTACATCTATCACGAAAGCCATATCCTGTAATAGCTGCAGAATGCGGTTTAGCATTATCTagctgaaatatgcaaggccttccctggaCAAGACGCAGTCTGCAGGGAATCTGAGTGAAGGACTGCAAGCTGCCGGTTCCAGAGGCACcgtacagcatcatctcaccaccAGAGATACAGGATGGGAACTCGCTGGATAGTCGCTCTCCTCTTTTGTCCAGAGGACCcaaaatttgttaaaataatttcatttgaccgcaaaacagtttttcattttacctcagttcattttaaaattgcttTGGCTTAAAGAAGACAACCGCGTTTCATGTTCTCGCCCggctttttctttgcatgacagAGCTTTAATCCGTTTCTGTGGATTTCAGTGTGAACTGTGTTTAGGGATTTCTGGAAGATTTCCGGAGATGATGCTATGATTTCCAGTAAAGAATCATCCACGTTTtaaaacacacttgaatcaaatggctgaattctgcATGTCATCCAGCTCTGCAACGACCTGCTAACGGgccatttatttcattcaggtatgttggagaagagctgcatctaaaagttgcagatcatggctctcgaggaccggacttagGCACCCATGCTCTAACCCGCTTagcccaattcagggtcgcggggaagctggagcctatcccagcaatgaACAGGTGAaagacaggtacacctggacaggccGCCAGTCCATCGCTCTCTAAATCTTTAGATGATGTCATGTTCTCTTAATGGAAAGTTAAAAATCTTTGCAGTTCCAAACAgtagaacatttttctgaaattggtCAGCCGCAGTGTTTTTGCAGATTGCTGAACTCGAGCACATCTTCATTCCTGAGTTCGGCTTCTCAGGTGCTGATTTTAAGCCCAATCATACCTAATTAGTTGCAGCTTCttcctccagctgcttcttcTAAGTGCTGCTAACTTTTCCAGGCTTTTATTGTCCACATCTCAAGGAAAAATGTAAGGAGACCTGTTGCTGCCACcaaattttaaatgtgcaaatattttcatagaacAGGAAAATGCATcacttttcatattttctttctttattccaGTGTGAATAGAATATGGGGTTATGAGATGAGCGAATGATTGCATctgttgtatttacattttacacgcAGTCCCTAAAGAAAGTGACTGTTTTGTCACTACgtgattaaaaaacacaactccATGACCATGCTCTGCTACAACATGGAGAAACTTTGCAGTTCTGCAATCTGATGAAACCAGTTTGAGAGCAGCTGGAGAAACTGAAACGTGTTCCTCTTATGAGTCAGTGGGTTAGACTTTCATTGCTTCCACATAAACAGAAGGAGAAGCTTTGTtcacatcaaaaacaaaactcgCTCCTTTGGGAGATACGTTGGGCTTCATGTGTTTGCACTGCCCGTCCAAAAcaaagtcaccacctggatttagcTAAGCACACAGGTAGGAGTCTCCCATTGGACTGTTATGGTTCAGCTGTCAAGCAGTTCTTTAACCCTAACAGGTGTCGTGAGCAGCTTCTCAAACATGTCAGAAGTGGAAAACGTGTTAATCTGTTTCAGGGTCAATCATTCAcatgaagcaaagaaaacatctaaggagacgctgaaacttctaaaactgttaaacattgtttaaaactggaaggatacCACAAAGCTGCGTTAGCTCCTGCTTGAAGATGCATTCTCCAATCATGAAATGTTTGTCTGTTGATAGGACCAAAACATCAGTATGTTGTTGTTTAGGGTGTGACATGGCTCTGTCCTTTCCCCCAGAAACTTTTCCTTTACAAAATGTTGAGTCATAAGTTCTGAGCAGCGGCTTCTGGGGCCggttgtttctttgtgtgtttttttctgtaagttGCAGCACTACATTGTTTTAAATAGCAAACTAATTTAATGCTgacaagaaagtaaataaatgacctaaaaccacaacaaacatgcccaaacctgaaaaaaagaaacGAGGAAGAAGTAAAAACATGGACTACTCATTCACAATTGTTTTTTGGGAACAGGGCAGTGTTGACTAGAGATAGATTACTTCTGTCTGCATCACCGTGAGTCAGCTGTAATACTGTCTGAAGGGGGAAAATGCTCCCTGTATTAACTTAAAGTCACTGTTTTCCAGAAAGAAAGCCAGATGGccagaagaaacaaacaacaacaaaaaaaacatttcaaaacactGATTTTATGGTTATGGACAGCGAGAAAACTCTTTAAGATGCTGTAAGTCTGCCAGAAGTGTTAGCCGGTGATTGGCCTCATAATGAATGTCCAGTCAACTAAAGTCCACTTTGACTAAAACCACAAATTTTCTCACTGTAAAGGTAAAAGCAGGGTGTGCTTCAGCATCCTGAATCTTAATGAGATCAACCAATTAACCAAAtgacatgcatacatttaaggCTGCATGTGCACGTACAGAAATAGAACACCACAGCCCACCAGACACCCATCCCACGCCTCCTTTTGTCCTGCAGGCGGACAGCAGGCCAAGGCTGCAGCAGTGGCCACGGCAGGCTGACTTCTCCCCCGCGGGCCTGCGTGCTGCAGATCCCCCGTCTCTTTCTACCTCCGTCCTCAGGGAGAAGGACCTGCAAGCTGCTGTGGGGCTGGCGATGCGGCAGATGCTGGCCACTCAAAGTAATGGGAGGTCTGGAGAGCGGGGGATGACACGACTCGTCTTACGTTCCCATGCCCCGTGGCACGCTTGTGTCACACTGCAACTAATACAGATGATAACAGCAGAGAAGGCGCAGGGTCCATCTGCTCCTCTCACAAAGCCACGCGCATCCTCCTCTGTGGAGAGATGCAGCGGATATTAGAGATGCTGTCAGTGCACACGCTGGACTTCCTTCCGGGCTGGAAGGGGCAGATGATGCTTCGTGTGTGACATGAGGTATATGACAAAATGAGCCGCACACACcagtttgtaaaataaaaatcaaatagttAAACTGTTATTATCGGTGGCTTTTAGAAAGACGTTTACACCTGTTTTTTACTAAAAGCAACAACGTGGAGATGAATATTTAAGATGGTGGATCTGTTCtcttttcatacattttaaggttttatttcttttctttctgtgggAATCGTTAGAAAATTACTCTAACCCTCAAAATCATCACTCTTGaaagatgttttttctgttgtgttttgtttgcaactaactaactaactaactaactaactaactaactaaatacaTATTTTGACAGCTGAACATTTTGAATTCATTAAATGTGCATCAAAATGATCATTGGTTTGTCATTTttagctaattattttgagataaattaaataaaaatggtggaataattaagaaaaaaacgacaatctgacaaaaactaaacaaaacaaaacaaaccaaaaactagCTTTTATGGGACATGGAACTGCTGGCCCCTGCAGGCTTTAGCTGTTTTCCGTCTTGCACTGGCCGGGCTCATTAAGGAGATCTGCttcattttaatcaggtgttGAAGGGAAACAACTAGAATCTGCAGGGCAGTGGCCGCAGCTGAAGAACCCTGGTTAAGCCATGGACTTCAGTCATTCTTCATCATTGAGGTTGCAGGTTTCTAGTTTAGCAGCTCTCAACTCTGAAGGATGGAGCCTCATTATGGACGTTTAACTTCACTTTAAACAGGTTCATAAATCTGATCTCACATTAAGATCTTGGCCGTCTGCTGGCTGGCTGTGAGCCGACACCTTTATCCTgagcaaaagtttaaaaaatttcCTTTAACGCTGCTTAGTCCAAAAAATTTGTGgtgtgcaataaaaacaaagagaataaaaacaaaaatgactgaaatttaattccattttttgatggtttgtttaaaaagacagaatttCCAGCTGTTGCATGAAATATTTCTGTATAGCTGTGAATGAACATGAATGAAGATGAATGATGTCATCCAGGAGGGACGTCTTAGGATTTAGTTGTATAAACTCTGATAAGTGTACAGAGCACCAAGCCTATGATTAAACTCACATGACATCTCTCTTATGCAACATTTACTCCTCTTTTACACATATTTCCAGATTTAACATTCTCCTCTGGATTATTTTAACAAAGTGCCCtttaacacaaagttaaaaGCACCTCTGACATTTGATCCCACCTGCAAAACAAATatcaaagagaaaagaagaacatACGCATTTCCACCTGATTCAGAGTTAAATGTCTCTGGGCCACCTGTACCATAGCCGTTTTTACTCTAATTACTTTACGTGCACATTGAAGGAGGCTGTGCTTCCTCCTCGTATTGTTCTGCAGAGAAGCGTGCTGGGATATTCAGGGGGCCACTTCAGGCACGCGTCccctttttctaattttaatatCAATGGATCCCCAATCCATCCCAGGCTCCACTCACCACACGCACAAACTGACATGTTTTTTAGTGCAGCTTGAATAAATAGGACATTTTGAAAGCTTTTACTTGGTTTAGTATAAAGTATCATATTAAATCTTTACGTTTAAATGCTTTTCATCATGTCAATGTCAGACAATTTGATGAAACATAGATAATAACACAGTGTAGCCAGTTAATGATTATTCTATTATCAAATATTAACTTTGAggctgatgtttttttaaactggtgctgctggatACTGGTGATGAGGACTGGTTGGATTAGCTCCACTGTAGGAGTAAGCAAACAGTTTAGGTGTGTTTGCCCTCCATCACATCCCTGCCAGCGACAGGTGCTGCGCCCCACATTGACTACAGCTCTTCCTAAATCAATAAGGGGtcagcagtttgtgtgtgtttgtgcaacgAGGAGACGCTTCGAGTGAGACAATAGCCGGGTTTGGAGCCCCGCAAGGTCGACCATGTGCCGTTGATTACCATACAGCTGTTCGCAGGAGGTCCAGACAAAGGCAACATGATAGTCCAAACCCTCACGGACCCCCCTCCTCCAGAAGcgcgcacacacatgcacacaagcaaCCCACTCCTCAGCCCCCACCTCTCCAGACTGAGGAGCACAACAGAAGAGGCCCGAATAACCGCTAGACGCACAATAGGTCTTATCCGGGACCTGCCCAGTCTCTGTCACCTCACACGCGTCAGAGCAATTAAGTGTTGGATGTAACAGAAAGTCTGCCTGCAATTCTTCTCATCTTTGTTTTGAATCAGAAAATCAGCAACTAAACCCTTCCAGCCAGTTTTCTTCCAGTAAAAATGATGATTAAAATGCTTTCCTTTGTTTTGAAGAAACCTTCACCCAATCAACTAAAATATACAATAGTTTCTTTTTCATAACCACTCAAGCTGTTTTATCTTTaggtctttattatttttagttttattattttaaagtacGGTGACAGGCCCAGTCTTGTTCACTTTGCCTTGTGTAATTACCATCATGCACTAATGCAAACCATATCTCCCTTGCAACAGCTTCTCATGCATATTCCTAAGAATTTGGTCCAGATGTAATGTGGGTTGCCCAAATCCCCACGCAGCTCTCGCGTGTCAAGCTGCTCCCCTGAGGTCTGCCAGGCTCCACCTCTCTGGCTGTGACGCCCAGGATGAGTGGGTATAAAACCACTCTGCGCCTTTACGCACCAGAACATAAACAAGAGAGTGCCCTCAGCCTAAGACTGAGGAGAGGACAACTACCAGGAGGATTCAGGGGACGTTGAATAAGCATCTTTACAGTAGTAAAACAGTttttgaaagtttaaaaaaattatatatatatatatatatatatatatataagttttcagagcttttttttccatctgggaATATTGTTGCGCACGACGAATGAGCACATCCAGttagaaaagtaaagaaacttCAAGATGGAAATGGCGCATCTACCTCTGAGATACTTCTTGGCTCTGGCCTTAGTGCATGTTGTAAGTTGGCTCCTGTTGGAACTCAGGTAACATTCTCAAGGGGCCAAGACGCGCACGACGTTTGATCATCTATTTTCCCCCTCTCTCCAGGTTTTTTCCTCTGGTGTCTTTGAGCTGAAGATCCATTCATTCCACACGGCGCAGCGCATCTGCAGAAGACACAGGGACTGTCATATTTTCTTTAGAATTTGCCTAAAACACCCAGAGGATGTGATCTCTGCGGAGCCACCCTGCACCTTCGGGACCGGACACACCAACGTCATCAGGGCAGATCATACGTCGATCTCCAGCAGCGCGCCCATCAGGGTGCCTTTCCACTTTAAATGGCCGGTAAATGTCAAATTGTCAAATTTTGTTGAAttacaacaaaacaatatataacGGGCTAACCTGGTCTGGCTTTAGGTGTTGTCAGTTTTAGACACGTGCGTAAAATACCCACATGACTGCGTATCGGTGTAAGGGCACGCTCTCTTTTCTATTCTAGGGGACATTTTCGTTGATCATTGAAGCCTGGAACACAGAATCACCGACTGAGTACACAGGTAGGTTCTCTACAAGTTAATTAGAATTccgaaatatttttaaatattttaaccacTCACTTCAAATTCCTCTCCAGATAACCAGAACAACCTCGTGAGCCGCTTAGCAACCAGGAGGAGACTTGCCATCGGCGAAGACTGGTCCCAGGACGTGCATTTCGGCGAGCAGAGCGAGCTGCGGTACTCCTACCACGTCTTCTGCGACGAATACTACTTCGGAGATGGCTGCGCCGACTACTGCAGGCCGAGGGACGACACCCTGGGCCACTACACCTGCGATGAGGAGGGCAACCGCATCTGCCTGGAGGGTTGGAAAGGAAACTACTGCTCTGAACGTGAGTACAACTAAGATGTCACTCCGACTGCTGCCGTTTAGTGACACATATAAACatccaaaaaatgtttttttccttgagAGTACACAAGATTTGTTGGATTTCAACTGAATCAACTcatgaagataaaagaaaaaagtgtataAATTTATATTCGAGAGAAAAAATACACatcagataaagaaaaaagatcttAAAGAGTAGAGACAACTACGCTGTACTTTAAGTCACAAAATAGGAGAGACGGGAacaaaaaatggacaaaatataGGCTATTGCAACCTTTTCTCCTCCCATGGATGGAACTATTTGAAGTTTTAAAGGAATGGataaaaagtgttttcttcTCACTGCTCAGCCTGTGGTCGATGTTTAACCTCCTGCATTAAAAATTCAGACAGACAGAATATCCTTTTCTTTTGGTGTCCATCTGCCTTTTGTTCAGTTACAATGAGAGACGCACATTTTTCAAGGTGGTCTGGGTGGATTtatgtgtgagagaaagagagttacagtttgtgtgtttgtgtgtgtgtgtgtgtgtgtgtggggggggggggggggggggggggggggagcatTTTTCTCCGGCAGTGTGCCTACCAGCTGCTTGGCTTAAACAGTGAAGTCTGGAGCAGGGCTGGGTTTAGACAAGGGGCCCTGTACGCGCGCGTGTGTATGCAGAAGGCGTGCCATTGTAATCACACACCCTCCCCCTCCCTTTTTTCTCCAGCCATCTGCTCGGCGGACTGCAGCGAAAGACACGGCTACTGTGAGGCCCCAGGGGGCTGTACGTGCCGCATGGGCTGGCAGGGCCCCTCCTGCAACGAGTGCGTCCGCTACCCAGGCTGCCTCCACGGGACGTGCAGCCAGCCGTGGCAGTGCAACTGTCAGGAGGGTTGGGGGGGGCTTTTCTGCGACCAGGACCTCAACTACTGCACCAACCACAAGCCCTGCGCGAACGGGGCGACGTGCACCAACACGGGTCAGGGCAGCTACACCTGCACGTGCCGACCCGGCTTCGGTGGCACCAACTGTGAGCTGGAAACCAACGAGTGCGACAGTAACCCCTGCAAGAACGGAGGCAGCTGCAATGTGAGTAACTGTAAAAagatgatgaataaataaactccTGGTGGAAAATACGTTTTCCTTGTTGAGCTCGTTTacctgaagtttttttttcctcctgcaggATTTGGAGAATGACTACTCATGCACCTGCCCGCAGGGATTCTACGGCAAGAACTGCGAGATCATTGCCATGACATGCGCAGATGGACCCTGCTTCAACGGCGGCACCTGCGTGGAGACGCTGACCGGAGGCTATACCTGCCGCTGCCCTCCCAGCTACACCGGCTCCAACTGTGAGAAGAAGCTGGACCGCTGCAGTAACAGACCCTGCCTGAACGGTGAGTGGGCAGCACGTGCTTCTCCTCTAGGGACATCTTGTGGCGGAAGTGCACATCAGCAGATTCATGGTTTTTCCTTAGCAGCTGCTGTTGTTTACGCTTCTCCCAGAATGTACTTGGAGCAAATATAGCCAAATTAAcgcttcatt
The sequence above is a segment of the Melanotaenia boesemani isolate fMelBoe1 chromosome 15, fMelBoe1.pri, whole genome shotgun sequence genome. Coding sequences within it:
- the dlb gene encoding delta-like protein B, translating into MEMAHLPLRYFLALALVHVVFSSGVFELKIHSFHTAQRICRRHRDCHIFFRICLKHPEDVISAEPPCTFGTGHTNVIRADHTSISSSAPIRVPFHFKWPGTFSLIIEAWNTESPTEYTDNQNNLVSRLATRRRLAIGEDWSQDVHFGEQSELRYSYHVFCDEYYFGDGCADYCRPRDDTLGHYTCDEEGNRICLEGWKGNYCSEPICSADCSERHGYCEAPGGCTCRMGWQGPSCNECVRYPGCLHGTCSQPWQCNCQEGWGGLFCDQDLNYCTNHKPCANGATCTNTGQGSYTCTCRPGFGGTNCELETNECDSNPCKNGGSCNDLENDYSCTCPQGFYGKNCEIIAMTCADGPCFNGGTCVETLTGGYTCRCPPSYTGSNCEKKLDRCSNRPCLNGGECLDLGQSILCRCQAGFTGANCQVNIDDCASSPCQNAGTCQDGVNDYTCSCTLGYTGKNCSVRSDACGARPCQNGGTCFTHFTGPVCQCPKGFMGPSCEFTLQPSFKPALRQAAQPSSTTLTISCLLATLMLVLVAAILFLRRRRRRMEGRKQLSDIAVYNDLETVNNLGGSERDAFLGPNGLFKISNSTARLSLSLCPEGRSGYRHNPAESSLVRAERPDFMWRDEAMLGSGAGLR